Part of the Natrialbaceae archaeon AArc-T1-2 genome, CAAGGCATTCGAGTGGGCGTTCGAGCGGGCCGAGAAGGTGCTGTTCCTGCCGGACAAACACCTCGGCGAGAACACGGCCCACCGGCTGGGGATGGAAGACGCCGTCGCGACGTGGGACCCCTGGGACCCCGAGGGCAAAGACGTCGAAGAGGTCGCCGAAGCCGACGTCATCCTCTGGGACGGCTACTGCCAGGTCCACGAGCGGTTCAACGTCGAACACATCGAGCAACTGCGCGAAGAGCGACCCGACGCGAACGTCGTCGTCCACCCCGAGTGTCGCCGCGAGGTCGTCGAGGCCGCCGACGTCGTCGGTTCGACGAGCACGATCTGTGATACGATCGCCGAGGCCGACCCCGGCGAGACGTGGGCGATCGGCACCGAGATCCACCTGGCGAACCACCTCGAGCGCTGGCACCCCGAGGTCGAGGTCCTCCCGCTGTGTGGCGACGCCTGTATGGACTGCAATGCTATGCGCCAGATCGATCCCAACTACCTCGCGTGGGTCCTAGAAGAGCTCGTCGAAGGTCGGGAGCGAAACGTCATCGAGGTCGCGCCCGCCGAGAAAGAACTCGCAGGCGTCGCACTCGACCGCATGCTCGAGATCTACCAATGACCAGTACCGATCCCGAAACCACGGACGTGTTGGTCGTCGGCTCCGGCATCGCCGGCTGTGCCGCCGCACTGGCGGCTGCCCGCGAGGGAGCCGACGTACTCGTCCTGACGAAAGCGACCCGTCCCGAGGACGCGAGCACCGACTGGGCCCAGGGCGGCATCTCGACGACGCGTGGCGATCCCGAGGGTTTCAAAGAAGACATCCTCGCTGCAAGCGACGATACGGCCGAGGAGGACGCGATCGACGTTTTGCTCGCCGAGGCCGACGACGCCATCGAGGACGTGTTGCTCGAGACCCTCGAGATTCCGTTCGACGAGACCGAGGACGGTGACGACTTCGACTACACCCGTGAGGCTGGCCACTCGATGCGGCGCATCCTCCACGTCGACGCCGAGACCGGGACACACATCCTGCGACCCTTCCTCGCCTCCCTCGACGATCACGACCGTATCGAGATTCGCCAGGACACCGCCGCCCTCGAACTCGTCACCGACGAGGGGCGGGTTCACGGGGTGTTGAGCGACGAGAAGCCTACGGGCCATCCGATCTACGCCGGCACGACGATTCTCGCGACGGGCGGGGTCGGCGCACTGTATCCGCGCTCGACGAATCCCGACGAC contains:
- the nadA gene encoding quinolinate synthase NadA; translation: MVEMETAELETDLSLFKYDNLEQLPSQYRDLEETARTERIEAALAELGDDVIVLGHNYQRREIVEHADFIGDSYELSKRASNSDAEYVIFCGVTFMAESADIITDDDQTVILPSMEASCPMAGMAEALQVDAAWAEITEVVPESELIPITYMNSYADLKAFCADQGGLVCTSSNAHKAFEWAFERAEKVLFLPDKHLGENTAHRLGMEDAVATWDPWDPEGKDVEEVAEADVILWDGYCQVHERFNVEHIEQLREERPDANVVVHPECRREVVEAADVVGSTSTICDTIAEADPGETWAIGTEIHLANHLERWHPEVEVLPLCGDACMDCNAMRQIDPNYLAWVLEELVEGRERNVIEVAPAEKELAGVALDRMLEIYQ